A DNA window from Bradyrhizobium barranii subsp. barranii contains the following coding sequences:
- the queF gene encoding preQ(1) synthase, whose product MLEQDVTTMAKKSLQLGRAVEWPHTPEEAQLDRVPNPQKGTDYLVRFTVPEFTSLCPVTGQPDFAHLMIDYAPGPWLLESKSLKLYIASFRNHGAFHEDCTVMIGKRIASEIKPKFLRIGGYWYPRGGIPIDVFWQTGRVPKGLWVPEQGVAPYRGRG is encoded by the coding sequence ATGCTCGAACAGGATGTGACGACGATGGCGAAGAAATCCCTCCAGCTCGGCCGTGCGGTCGAATGGCCGCACACACCGGAAGAAGCCCAGCTCGACCGCGTACCCAATCCGCAAAAGGGCACGGACTATCTGGTGCGCTTCACCGTGCCGGAATTCACCTCGCTGTGCCCGGTCACGGGACAACCGGATTTCGCGCATCTGATGATCGACTACGCGCCCGGCCCGTGGCTGCTGGAGTCGAAGTCGCTCAAGCTCTACATCGCGAGCTTCCGCAATCACGGCGCATTCCACGAGGATTGCACCGTCATGATCGGCAAGCGCATCGCGAGCGAGATCAAGCCGAAGTTCTTGCGCATCGGCGGCTACTGGTATCCGCGCGGCGGCATCCCGATCGACGTGTTCTGGCAGACCGGCCGCGTGCCGAAGGGATTGTGGGTGCCGGAGCAAGGCGTCGCGCCGTATCGCGGACGGGGTTAG
- a CDS encoding substrate-binding domain-containing protein, translating into MTSISATFRNIAFGVLTVLWLTGAAEAAEVHVMISGGLTAAYKALVPEFEKATGNKVLTEYGPSMGTTTNAIPVRLERGDPADVLIMVGYALTDLAGKGKVVAGSQVDLTRSPIGVAVKSGAPKPDIGSVEAVKLALLAAKTIAYSDSASGVYVSTEMFDKLGIAGVMKDKARKIPATPVGEIVAHGEAELGFQQISELKPVKGIDIVGPLPNELQKITIFSAGIAAGSKEPEAGRALIKFLASPAAREAIIASGMEPIPAGGAN; encoded by the coding sequence ATGACATCGATATCAGCAACATTCCGCAACATTGCCTTCGGCGTTCTAACCGTCCTGTGGCTGACCGGCGCGGCCGAAGCTGCCGAGGTCCATGTGATGATCTCGGGCGGATTGACGGCTGCCTACAAGGCGCTCGTGCCGGAATTCGAGAAGGCCACCGGCAACAAAGTGCTGACGGAATATGGGCCGTCGATGGGGACGACCACCAATGCGATCCCGGTCAGGCTGGAGCGCGGCGACCCCGCCGATGTCCTGATCATGGTGGGCTATGCCCTCACCGACCTCGCCGGCAAGGGCAAGGTCGTGGCCGGCAGCCAGGTCGACCTCACCAGATCGCCGATCGGCGTTGCCGTGAAATCGGGTGCGCCGAAGCCGGACATCGGCTCGGTGGAGGCGGTCAAGCTCGCGCTGCTGGCGGCGAAAACGATCGCCTATTCCGATAGCGCCAGCGGCGTCTACGTCTCGACCGAGATGTTCGACAAGCTCGGCATCGCCGGCGTCATGAAGGACAAGGCACGAAAGATTCCGGCAACGCCCGTCGGCGAGATCGTCGCGCACGGCGAGGCCGAGCTCGGCTTCCAGCAGATCAGCGAGCTGAAGCCCGTGAAGGGTATCGATATCGTGGGACCGCTGCCGAACGAATTGCAGAAGATCACGATCTTCTCGGCCGGGATCGCGGCCGGCTCGAAGGAGCCCGAAGCCGGCCGTGCCCTCATAAAATTCCTCGCCTCCCCCGCCGCGCGCGAAGCGATCATCGCAAGCGGGATGGAGCCGATCCCGGCGGGGGGCGCGAATTGA
- a CDS encoding GntR family transcriptional regulator has product MAAEIGAAILQGDYRPGEWLRQIDLEEAFAAKRFDVRSALTQLAASGMVTHVENRGYRVAQPDLNVVREILAIRTLLEVEAARQALPNIGPDELKKIKQAQQIFEDAVARGSKADQANTNAAFHDEIYRHAANQSLASLIVEIRNRARPGPIALWPSNAELQRSAAHHVEIVDAIESRDLAALVAAVRRHIVESGANYPARDLGPVKKTSAASD; this is encoded by the coding sequence TTGGCGGCTGAAATCGGTGCCGCCATCCTGCAAGGCGACTACCGGCCAGGCGAATGGTTGCGCCAGATCGACCTGGAAGAAGCCTTCGCTGCCAAACGGTTTGACGTCCGGAGTGCGCTGACCCAGCTTGCCGCAAGCGGGATGGTGACGCATGTCGAAAATCGCGGATACCGGGTTGCGCAACCCGACTTGAACGTCGTTCGCGAGATATTGGCGATCCGCACGCTGCTCGAAGTTGAAGCGGCAAGGCAGGCGCTACCGAATATCGGCCCCGACGAACTCAAGAAGATCAAGCAGGCTCAGCAAATCTTCGAAGATGCTGTGGCGCGCGGCAGCAAGGCGGATCAGGCAAATACCAACGCAGCCTTTCACGACGAGATCTATCGCCATGCAGCGAACCAATCGCTCGCCAGCCTCATCGTGGAAATCAGAAATCGCGCCAGACCAGGGCCGATTGCTTTGTGGCCCTCGAACGCCGAGCTGCAGAGAAGTGCTGCACACCATGTCGAGATCGTCGATGCGATCGAGTCTCGCGATCTCGCCGCGCTCGTTGCAGCAGTGCGACGACACATCGTCGAATCCGGCGCCAACTATCCGGCGCGCGATCTCGGTCCGGTCAAGAAGACCTCAGCAGCCTCCGATTGA
- a CDS encoding ABC transporter substrate-binding protein: protein MSGIDRRSLMVMSVLGATMGLRGTAQAAPNGYPENYQKIIDDAHNEGSLLIYSIMSPENWRPVIEGFNKLYPKIKVETLDLPASRESFERYLAERSTNSRTCDLIATADPGGWIDFQERGEVLDYVSPEAKAWPDWSKPFPGVYTVSSDPMALIWNNTLVADGKRPKTLAEFVELAVANEKTWRNRITSYGVHQTTFGYGISYAFVKKHGEKAWDWFAQIAKLSPRFERSGGPMTEKVTSGEYTMGFFVSAITFWPRLNDPARAKILGWSFIGDGQPVVLRGIAIPKGSKNVNAAKLMLDYVVSEDGQRAFGRGGLTPARPGVKPGDGIRHTYSSIVEAVGEQNICYIGYDRDAVRDYDSFLARWKKTFNVA from the coding sequence ATGTCCGGCATCGATCGTAGAAGCTTAATGGTGATGTCGGTTCTCGGCGCCACGATGGGGCTCCGGGGCACGGCCCAGGCGGCGCCGAACGGGTATCCCGAGAATTATCAGAAGATCATCGACGACGCCCATAACGAGGGCAGCCTCCTCATTTACTCGATTATGTCTCCGGAAAACTGGCGTCCCGTGATCGAGGGCTTCAACAAGCTCTACCCGAAGATCAAGGTCGAGACCCTGGATCTCCCCGCCTCCCGCGAGAGCTTCGAGCGATATCTGGCCGAGCGGAGCACCAACAGCCGCACCTGCGACCTCATCGCGACAGCCGATCCGGGCGGATGGATCGATTTCCAGGAGCGCGGTGAAGTCCTCGACTACGTATCGCCTGAAGCGAAGGCCTGGCCGGATTGGTCAAAGCCCTTTCCCGGCGTCTACACCGTCTCCTCCGACCCCATGGCGTTGATCTGGAACAACACGCTGGTGGCCGACGGCAAGCGTCCCAAGACACTTGCCGAGTTCGTCGAGCTTGCGGTCGCAAACGAGAAGACCTGGCGCAACCGCATCACCAGCTACGGCGTGCATCAAACAACATTCGGCTACGGCATCAGCTACGCGTTCGTGAAGAAGCACGGCGAAAAGGCCTGGGACTGGTTCGCCCAAATTGCGAAGCTTTCGCCCCGATTCGAGCGCTCCGGCGGCCCAATGACCGAGAAGGTCACCTCCGGCGAATACACCATGGGCTTCTTCGTTTCGGCCATCACCTTCTGGCCGCGCCTGAACGATCCGGCGCGGGCAAAGATCCTCGGCTGGAGCTTCATCGGAGACGGTCAGCCGGTCGTGCTGCGTGGCATCGCGATTCCGAAGGGATCGAAGAACGTCAACGCAGCAAAATTGATGCTCGACTACGTCGTCTCGGAGGACGGTCAGCGCGCATTCGGACGGGGCGGCCTGACGCCGGCACGCCCCGGTGTGAAGCCGGGCGACGGAATCCGCCACACCTACTCGTCGATCGTGGAAGCCGTCGGCGAGCAGAACATCTGCTACATCGGCTACGATCGGGACGCGGTGCGGGACTACGACAGCTTCCTCGCGCGCTGGAAAAAGACCTTCAATGTCGCTTGA
- a CDS encoding ABC transporter permease, which translates to MSLDASSALGSSAADALPKPLPGRDTVIQYGMALLTIVLIAAPLLPVLYQSFLDRALYDSGQQLTLGNFGRLLRTDGFALVIWNTFVFATLTTVISQALGTLAAVLFGRTDMPFARLFGELFLWPIYLSALVLSFGWYTIYGPAGYLTLLVQSIFDGAPWNLYSLPGMAMIAGVSQAPVAYIYCMSSASITDPTLEEAARVTGAGTLRTLWRITLPLLMPAIAYSAVLNFTVGLELLAIPLVFGDPAGITVLTTFLYNNGVASARPDHGLVATAAVLMLAVVCMLVWLQGRLLGNTRRFVTLGGKATRPRPFRLNNLRWPLCIVSAIYITATVVMPIGALLLRAFTSLLSPMVPISEVLTLGNFANMLEYPVYPRSIWNSLIVSSVGGVVATAMVALIAIIVLRSDFRWRGALHYVALFPRAVPGVVAGIGFFYAFALVPGLGGLRNTIWILVAAFTMHFIPVGLGAVAPMLLQMSTDFDRAARTQGADWWTTSRRIVLPLLRPALVACFIILFITFFKEYTTAIFLFAPGSEVIGTTLLQAWTQGEVGLVSALATVQILVIGVCVTAARAFLGVKLYG; encoded by the coding sequence ATGTCGCTTGACGCAAGCAGCGCGCTGGGGTCGTCGGCCGCGGACGCTTTGCCGAAGCCGCTGCCCGGCCGCGATACCGTCATCCAGTACGGCATGGCGCTGCTGACCATTGTCCTGATCGCAGCGCCTCTCCTGCCCGTTCTCTATCAATCTTTCCTGGATCGTGCGCTCTACGATTCCGGCCAGCAACTGACGCTGGGCAATTTCGGGCGCCTGCTTCGCACCGACGGCTTCGCGCTCGTCATCTGGAACACGTTCGTGTTCGCCACCCTCACCACCGTGATTTCGCAGGCGCTGGGCACGCTGGCGGCGGTGCTGTTCGGCCGCACCGACATGCCGTTTGCGCGGTTGTTTGGCGAGCTCTTCCTGTGGCCGATCTATCTCTCGGCGCTGGTACTGTCGTTCGGCTGGTACACGATCTACGGACCGGCCGGCTACCTCACGCTTCTGGTTCAGTCGATCTTCGACGGCGCGCCCTGGAATCTCTACTCGCTGCCGGGCATGGCGATGATCGCGGGCGTCTCGCAAGCACCGGTCGCCTACATCTACTGCATGTCGTCGGCCTCGATCACCGATCCGACTTTGGAGGAAGCCGCGCGCGTGACCGGCGCCGGCACCTTGAGGACCTTGTGGCGGATCACGCTGCCGCTCCTCATGCCGGCGATCGCCTATAGTGCCGTGCTGAACTTCACTGTGGGACTGGAGCTCCTCGCGATTCCGCTGGTGTTCGGAGATCCCGCCGGCATCACTGTGCTGACCACGTTCCTCTACAACAACGGCGTGGCGTCGGCCCGCCCCGATCACGGGCTGGTGGCAACGGCTGCCGTGCTGATGCTTGCCGTCGTCTGCATGTTGGTGTGGCTACAAGGACGCCTGCTCGGCAATACAAGGCGCTTCGTCACGCTCGGCGGCAAGGCCACGCGACCGCGCCCTTTCCGCCTGAACAACCTGCGCTGGCCGCTTTGCATCGTCTCGGCGATCTACATCACCGCAACTGTCGTGATGCCGATCGGCGCGCTGCTGCTGCGCGCCTTCACGAGCCTGCTGTCGCCGATGGTGCCGATCAGCGAGGTGCTGACGCTCGGCAACTTCGCCAACATGCTCGAATACCCGGTCTACCCGCGTTCGATCTGGAACTCGCTGATCGTCAGTTCGGTCGGTGGCGTCGTCGCCACTGCGATGGTCGCCCTGATCGCCATCATCGTGCTGCGGTCCGACTTCCGCTGGCGTGGCGCGCTACACTACGTCGCGCTGTTTCCCCGTGCCGTGCCCGGCGTCGTCGCCGGCATCGGTTTCTTCTACGCGTTTGCGCTCGTGCCCGGCCTGGGCGGCCTCCGAAACACGATCTGGATTCTGGTTGCCGCCTTCACGATGCACTTCATTCCTGTGGGGCTCGGTGCGGTTGCTCCGATGTTGTTGCAGATGAGCACGGATTTCGATCGCGCCGCCCGTACGCAGGGCGCGGACTGGTGGACAACGAGTCGGCGCATCGTTTTGCCTTTATTGCGGCCGGCACTCGTTGCCTGCTTCATCATCCTCTTCATCACGTTCTTCAAGGAATACACGACAGCGATCTTCCTGTTTGCACCCGGCAGCGAAGTGATCGGGACCACGCTGCTCCAGGCATGGACACAGGGCGAGGTCGGCCTGGTGTCCGCGCTGGCGACCGTCCAGATCCTGGTGATCGGCGTCTGTGTCACGGCGGCGCGCGCTTTTCTCGGAGTGAAGCTTTATGGCTGA
- a CDS encoding ABC transporter ATP-binding protein — translation MAELLIENLHKRYGPVKAIDDVNIHVADGEFVTLLGPSGCGKSTTLGAIAGLDQPTSGRIRVGDKTYFDGEKGIFLPPEARHCGLVFQSYALWPHMTVYDNVVFPLKLRKVSTADCKRRVEESLALVEMERFQDRYRHQLSGGQQQRVALARTLVYQPEILLLDEPLSNLDAKLRDRARTWLAELRTRLGLTTIYVTHDQVEALALSDRIVVMNGGRISQIGSPQEIYTRPADSFVADFIGTTNFLNGDVVGAPDGDGQTLVSLADGQRVLIKSDKRPSLGDKVTFAYRPEQMRLAAANDQAIGGSIVEADVVSHSYVGGRWQIGLSVGGNQIRIETQEATTDRQLRLWLPVTGGILFTERNHGKSH, via the coding sequence ATGGCTGAGTTGCTGATCGAGAACCTGCACAAGCGGTACGGACCGGTCAAAGCGATCGACGACGTCAACATCCACGTTGCCGATGGCGAGTTCGTCACGCTGCTGGGGCCGTCAGGGTGCGGCAAGTCCACAACGCTCGGCGCCATTGCCGGACTGGATCAACCGACGAGCGGACGCATCCGCGTCGGCGACAAGACCTATTTCGACGGCGAAAAGGGAATCTTCCTGCCGCCGGAAGCGCGCCATTGCGGGCTCGTGTTCCAGAGCTACGCTTTGTGGCCGCACATGACGGTCTATGACAACGTCGTGTTTCCGCTCAAGCTGCGCAAGGTATCGACCGCCGACTGCAAGCGCCGCGTCGAGGAGAGTCTCGCTCTCGTCGAGATGGAGCGCTTTCAGGACCGCTATCGGCATCAGCTCTCGGGCGGCCAGCAGCAGCGTGTCGCGCTCGCGCGAACGTTGGTCTACCAGCCCGAAATCCTCCTGCTCGACGAGCCCCTGTCGAATCTCGATGCAAAGCTGCGCGATCGCGCCCGGACCTGGCTTGCCGAACTGCGCACGCGCCTCGGCCTGACGACGATCTACGTGACGCACGACCAGGTCGAAGCGCTGGCTCTGTCCGACCGCATCGTGGTCATGAATGGCGGCCGCATCAGCCAGATCGGCTCGCCCCAAGAGATCTACACGCGGCCGGCAGACAGTTTCGTCGCCGACTTCATCGGAACGACCAATTTCCTGAACGGCGACGTGGTCGGGGCGCCCGACGGCGATGGACAGACACTGGTCAGTCTCGCCGATGGTCAGCGCGTTCTGATCAAGTCCGACAAACGTCCATCCCTGGGCGACAAGGTCACGTTTGCCTATCGCCCCGAGCAGATGCGCCTGGCGGCGGCCAACGATCAGGCGATCGGAGGTTCGATCGTCGAAGCCGACGTGGTCAGCCATTCCTATGTTGGCGGCCGATGGCAAATCGGATTGAGCGTCGGCGGAAATCAGATCCGCATCGAAACCCAGGAGGCAACGACTGACCGCCAGTTGCGCCTGTGGCTGCCTGTCACCGGCGGCATCCTGTTTACAGAACGGAACCATGGCAAATCCCACTGA
- a CDS encoding CaiB/BaiF CoA transferase family protein — protein MANPTDATSPESGLHQADYTPGVRGPLTGLRVIDLSRLVAGNLLTQHLADFGADVIKVEPREGDTLRGWRTKGVETNWKIHSRNKRSICLEFRHDEAVPLIRKLVPGAAMLVESFRPGTLEQMGLSPEELLRLEPKLVIVRISGWGQTGPYHRRPGFGTLVEGFSGFAEMNGFPDREPVLPPMYLADALSGLTGAFAAMAALREVEINGGKGQVIDLPLLDPIVNSLGPQAANYRLTGVVKPRSGSRSSGSVPRNVYRTLDGGWVCLSASTQGMAMRVLRSIGRPELCEDPKFKTNEQRLVHVAELDKIIGDFIATRTVDDNVAFFEAAEVTIGPVNDTVRLMNDRHVQARGLLADYPDEDMGTFPMHAVPVRLSETPGSIRTPAPRLGQHSRTILAEAGLSPDDIDAALASGVVKETST, from the coding sequence ATGGCAAATCCCACTGACGCCACCTCTCCCGAAAGCGGACTGCATCAGGCCGACTACACCCCAGGTGTCCGCGGCCCGCTGACAGGGCTCCGCGTCATCGACCTCTCGAGGCTGGTCGCAGGCAATCTGCTCACCCAGCATCTCGCCGACTTCGGCGCCGACGTCATCAAGGTCGAGCCGCGCGAAGGCGATACGCTGCGCGGCTGGCGCACCAAGGGTGTCGAAACCAACTGGAAGATCCATTCGCGCAACAAGCGCAGCATCTGCCTGGAATTCCGTCACGACGAAGCGGTGCCGCTGATCCGCAAGTTGGTTCCCGGCGCCGCGATGCTGGTCGAGAGTTTCCGTCCCGGCACGCTCGAGCAGATGGGGCTCTCGCCGGAGGAACTGCTGCGGCTAGAGCCCAAGCTCGTGATCGTTCGCATATCGGGATGGGGGCAGACCGGCCCCTACCATCGCCGGCCCGGCTTTGGGACGCTGGTGGAGGGCTTCTCCGGCTTCGCCGAGATGAACGGCTTCCCCGATCGTGAGCCGGTATTGCCGCCGATGTATCTGGCCGATGCCCTGTCCGGTCTCACCGGAGCGTTCGCCGCGATGGCGGCCCTTCGGGAGGTCGAGATCAACGGCGGAAAGGGACAGGTGATCGACCTGCCGCTGCTCGACCCGATCGTGAACTCGCTCGGGCCTCAGGCGGCAAATTACCGTTTGACCGGCGTGGTCAAACCGCGCAGCGGGAGCCGCTCGAGCGGCTCGGTACCGCGCAATGTCTACCGCACGCTCGATGGCGGCTGGGTCTGTCTGTCGGCATCCACGCAAGGCATGGCGATGCGCGTGCTACGTTCGATCGGCCGCCCGGAGCTCTGCGAGGATCCAAAGTTCAAGACCAACGAGCAGAGGCTAGTCCATGTCGCCGAACTCGACAAGATTATCGGTGATTTCATCGCGACACGAACGGTGGACGACAACGTCGCCTTCTTCGAGGCGGCCGAGGTCACGATCGGTCCGGTCAACGACACCGTCCGCTTGATGAACGATCGCCACGTGCAGGCCCGGGGACTGCTGGCCGACTATCCCGACGAGGACATGGGAACGTTCCCGATGCACGCCGTCCCGGTACGCCTGTCCGAGACGCCCGGAAGCATCCGGACGCCTGCGCCACGCCTCGGTCAGCACAGCCGCACCATCCTGGCCGAAGCCGGCCTCAGCCCTGACGACATCGATGCCGCCCTCGCCTCGGGCGTTGTGAAGGAAACCAGCACATGA
- a CDS encoding HpcH/HpaI aldolase/citrate lyase family protein, with protein sequence MTVERKFPVWRSALFVPANVERFVVKAVERGADALIIDLEDSVPLAEKANARKLIPGIVKRFRDTGSSDVMVRINQPLELAVPDLEAAVIAGVDAIKITKVEGAEHLRLLDEMVTRLEIERGLPIGKIWFVGLIEAPGPLSRAHEIARSIPRLAGISLGAEDYATAIGAKPTEETLLMPKQQVVQAARAAGIMPLGTIGSVADFSDLEGYTRIVRRSADFGFVGSACIHPSLVPILNEGFSPSAKEVADAERVVALNKQAAAEGRASFAIDGKMIDIPIVQRAEALLERAQAIAARAHRPR encoded by the coding sequence ATGACAGTTGAACGAAAATTCCCGGTCTGGCGCTCTGCGCTGTTCGTACCCGCGAACGTCGAGCGGTTCGTGGTCAAGGCCGTTGAGCGCGGCGCGGACGCGCTGATCATCGATCTCGAGGACAGCGTGCCGCTGGCTGAAAAGGCCAACGCTCGAAAGCTGATCCCGGGCATCGTGAAGCGCTTTCGCGACACCGGAAGTTCGGATGTCATGGTGCGGATCAACCAGCCGCTCGAATTGGCGGTGCCCGATCTGGAAGCGGCTGTCATCGCCGGCGTGGACGCGATCAAGATCACCAAGGTCGAAGGCGCCGAGCATCTGCGCCTGCTCGACGAGATGGTGACCAGACTGGAGATCGAGCGCGGATTGCCCATCGGCAAGATCTGGTTTGTCGGCCTGATCGAGGCGCCCGGTCCTCTCTCTAGGGCTCACGAGATCGCGCGATCGATCCCGCGGCTGGCCGGCATTTCACTGGGTGCGGAAGATTATGCCACCGCCATCGGCGCCAAGCCGACGGAGGAAACTTTGTTGATGCCGAAGCAACAGGTCGTGCAGGCAGCCCGCGCCGCCGGCATCATGCCGCTCGGCACCATCGGCTCAGTCGCCGATTTCTCCGATCTGGAAGGATACACAAGGATAGTCAGGCGCTCTGCGGACTTTGGCTTCGTGGGCTCTGCCTGCATCCATCCGTCGCTGGTGCCGATCCTCAACGAGGGTTTCAGCCCCTCCGCCAAGGAGGTGGCGGACGCCGAGCGCGTCGTTGCGCTCAACAAGCAAGCGGCAGCCGAGGGACGTGCATCCTTCGCCATCGACGGCAAGATGATTGATATTCCGATCGTGCAGCGAGCCGAAGCGCTGCTCGAGCGCGCGCAAGCAATCGCCGCCCGCGCGCATCGCCCTCGTTGA
- a CDS encoding methyl-accepting chemotaxis protein, giving the protein MQKQRSVARILGAVVGSLGLVLVVICAYALKLAVTRYSDSNRIVSLAVASRDLTNTLVIFRLERGDTLSYLASAAPAPDTVMNSLAEQRATVQKNYAQALQSLASAEAPGLAEKLDKLRGIWAQLEELRPRAVTALKQEKAARDANLQPSWAKISDAYMDAIGDVTAHVDNAMTLIDPVVDRLLIAKQASWQARANAGQTILVQFSSILANKTWTAADGVTFADLRGRIQQSWVVVRDLSPNVASPELLQAIRNAEPEISGALSDERNAIATKLLAGEPAGVAGIDYRDRQLVGANNVVMVTQTALANMISRAEEGASRARFSLILFGLLVPASLALTIGGLMLMRNRVTRPLTAITGVMTRFAAHDFAGEVPGLGRNDEIGRMAAALQVFKEAMINAERLSGDQAAERADKEKRASELSGLVRQFESRIGQMVQTLSSASGELETTARSMSGTAAEAQTQAGSASTLADQVGGGVQTVAAAAEELNASIREINRQVEQATRATEQAVVTVKETDSTMRALADGADRIGEVIGLITSIAGQTNLLALNATIEAARAGESGRGFAVVASEVKNLASQTAKATEEISAQITEIQGATQKAVSAIDGIVKTIEEVSSINRVIAAAIEEQNKATAEIANTVQHRAEATSTVTRNIATVSSAANETGRAASGVLKAAANLSSQSTSLTSEVDGFISKVRAVA; this is encoded by the coding sequence ATGCAAAAGCAGCGTTCGGTCGCCCGCATCCTCGGGGCGGTGGTTGGGTCTCTTGGTCTCGTTCTCGTCGTCATCTGTGCCTATGCGCTGAAGCTCGCGGTCACCCGCTACTCGGACAGCAACCGCATCGTCTCGCTCGCGGTCGCCAGCCGCGACCTGACCAATACGCTCGTGATTTTTCGCCTGGAGCGCGGTGACACGCTGAGCTATCTGGCGTCGGCCGCCCCCGCGCCCGACACCGTCATGAACAGCCTCGCCGAGCAGCGAGCCACGGTGCAGAAGAATTACGCGCAGGCCTTGCAGAGCCTCGCTTCCGCTGAAGCGCCCGGTCTTGCCGAAAAGCTCGACAAGCTCCGCGGCATCTGGGCGCAGCTCGAGGAGCTGCGGCCGCGCGCGGTCACTGCGCTGAAGCAGGAGAAGGCGGCGCGTGACGCGAACCTGCAACCGAGCTGGGCCAAGATCAGCGACGCCTATATGGACGCGATCGGCGACGTCACCGCCCATGTCGACAACGCGATGACGCTGATCGATCCCGTGGTCGATCGCCTCCTGATCGCCAAGCAGGCCTCCTGGCAGGCCCGCGCCAACGCCGGCCAGACCATTCTCGTCCAGTTCTCCTCGATCCTCGCCAACAAGACCTGGACCGCCGCCGATGGCGTAACCTTCGCCGATCTGCGCGGCCGCATCCAGCAGTCCTGGGTGGTCGTGCGCGATCTCAGCCCGAATGTGGCCTCGCCCGAGCTGTTGCAGGCGATCCGTAACGCCGAGCCGGAAATCTCCGGCGCGCTCAGCGACGAACGCAATGCCATTGCGACTAAGCTGCTCGCCGGCGAGCCCGCCGGCGTCGCAGGCATCGACTACCGCGATCGTCAGCTCGTCGGCGCCAACAATGTCGTCATGGTCACCCAAACCGCGCTCGCCAACATGATCTCGCGGGCCGAGGAGGGCGCCTCGCGCGCCCGCTTCAGCCTGATCCTGTTCGGCCTGCTGGTGCCGGCCTCGCTGGCGCTGACGATCGGCGGGCTGATGCTGATGCGCAACCGCGTCACCCGGCCGCTGACCGCGATCACCGGTGTCATGACCCGTTTCGCGGCGCATGATTTCGCCGGCGAGGTGCCGGGTCTCGGCCGCAACGACGAGATCGGCCGCATGGCCGCGGCGCTCCAGGTGTTCAAGGAGGCCATGATCAACGCCGAGCGCCTGTCCGGCGACCAGGCAGCCGAGCGCGCCGACAAGGAGAAGCGTGCATCCGAATTGTCCGGCCTCGTGCGGCAATTCGAGAGCCGCATCGGCCAGATGGTACAGACGTTGTCGAGCGCCTCGGGCGAGCTGGAGACGACCGCGCGCTCGATGTCGGGCACGGCAGCCGAGGCCCAGACCCAGGCCGGCTCGGCCTCGACCTTGGCCGACCAGGTCGGCGGCGGCGTGCAGACCGTGGCGGCTGCTGCGGAGGAGCTCAACGCCTCGATCCGCGAGATCAACCGTCAGGTCGAGCAGGCGACACGCGCCACCGAGCAGGCGGTCGTCACCGTCAAGGAAACCGACAGCACTATGCGCGCGCTTGCCGACGGCGCCGATCGCATCGGCGAGGTCATCGGCCTCATCACCTCGATCGCCGGCCAGACCAACCTGCTGGCACTGAACGCGACGATCGAGGCAGCGCGTGCCGGCGAGTCCGGCAGGGGTTTTGCGGTGGTGGCGAGCGAGGTGAAGAACCTGGCCTCCCAGACGGCGAAGGCGACCGAAGAGATCAGCGCCCAGATCACGGAGATACAGGGGGCGACGCAGAAGGCGGTCTCGGCGATCGACGGCATCGTCAAGACCATCGAGGAGGTCTCGAGCATCAACCGCGTCATCGCCGCCGCCATCGAGGAGCAGAACAAGGCCACCGCCGAGATCGCAAACACCGTGCAGCACAGGGCGGAAGCGACCTCGACCGTCACCCGCAACATCGCAACCGTATCGTCAGCGGCGAACGAGACCGGCCGCGCCGCGTCCGGCGTGCTGAAGGCCGCCGCCAACCTGTCGAGCCAGTCGACCTCGCTGACGTCGGAGGTCGACGGCTTCATCAGCAAGGTGAGGGCGGTGGCGTAA